The Fulvivirga maritima genome segment CATAAGGTAGAAATAGAATTTCCGATATTTTTAAAATAGGCTGTCATAGGCTTCCTTTCATTTGGAATTTGGGCCAAGAATAAAATCTTATATCCTGGCCATTCAATTATTGACAAGGACGACAAAGAAATGAAAGATTAAAGAAAAAAGCTCACTATTGTAGCGACTTTTTAACCGTAAAAAGGAAAGTTGTTCCTTTTCCCTCTTCACTTTCTACCCAAATATCACCTCCCATTCGCTCCACAAATTCTTTACAAAGCTTTAGCCCAAGCCCTGTACCTTCTTCATTAGCAGTACCTCTGGTAGTGTGCAGGCCAGAGGCATTAGTAAACAGGATGTTTTGCTGCTCTTGGCTCATACCTATGCCATTATCAATCACTTTTAAGATTAGCCACTCCTGATCTTTATCTTGACAAGCCAACTCCACCAGACCTTCTTCTTCAGTAAATTTCATGGCATTAGAAGCCAGGTTTCTTATAATCAGATCCAGCATATTACGGTCAGTATGAACGACAGTTCCTTCCGGAATACTATTGATAAATTGAATGTTCTTATCATTAGTATCTCTAAAAAAATTAATATTTTCTGCTGCTAGCTGATGGAGGTCTATATCCTCCTCTTTTATAGTGATCTCATTCATTTGAATCAGAGCCCAATCCATAAGATTACCCAAAAGTTTTTTAGTACTTAGCAAACGTAGTTTTAGAGATTTAGTAAGTTGTAAAAGCTCTTCTTGTGTTACATAACCGCTTTCCACCATATCCAATATGCCTATAATGGCATTAATGGGCGACCTAAGATCATGAGAAAGTATAGAGAAGAATTTATCTTTCATGGCCAGTAAACCAGACATCTCCCTACTCTGCTCTTCCATTTCTTGCTGATGCTGTAACAGGAGTCGGTTTATTTTTTTCCTCCGAAGACTACTGCGATACAAGGTTATAAGTAACACCGCCGTAAAGGCCAATATCACCACCAAAATATTTCTAAAAAACTCTTCGTTTTCGAGCTGCCGCTTTTGCTGCTCCTCCTGTTGGCTCAAAAAGGCGATCTCCATATCCTTATTAGCCGTTTCATATTTTAGCTGTATCTGAGCAAATTGCTCTGAGCGTTTCTCCCCAAATAAACTATCCTGAAGGGCCTTATATTTCTTATAGTAATTCAAGGATTGTTCAAAAAGCCGCCTTCGCTCGTACAATAATGATAGCTCATGATAGCCCTCTATCATCAGGTCTCTATCCTGAATATTATCTGACATTTCCAGTGATCTGTTTAGCAGACTATTGGCTTTATCATAAGAAGACATTTTACGGTAAACCACCCCTTTACCCAGAAAAGCCTCTGCCATGCCACTCTTATTGTTAATGGTCTGGTAAATAGCCATAGAGCTATCATGGTAATGCAAGGCCTGTTTAAATTCTTTCAGGTTCTCATGAGCAATGGCTATTTTATGCATTATTTTTGGCGTCAGCACTTTTAGAGAAAGCCTCCTACTTACTTTTAGAGCCTCATGCAGTTTTACCAGAGCCTGCTTATACTCACTCTCTAAAATCAGTATTTCGCCAATATCATGATAAGAATAAGCGATACCTTCGCTATCATTTATTACCCGGCTGAGCTCAAGAGAATTCTGAATGTATTCCATGGCTTTCTCTAATTGCCCCATAGCCTTCAGTACACGACCTATATTATAAGTAGAAATAGCTATATAAAGCTTATTTTCCTCTTCTCTCGCCTTTCTCAGGCTTTGTTGATAATAATCATAAGCATCACTAAAAAGATCCAGGTCAAAATAATCTTCACCAATATTATTCAAGCACATCATCATGCTTTCTCCGTCTCCTAATTTCTCAAAGAGCTTTAAGGCTTCCAAGTCCAGCTTTAATGCCTTTTGGTATTGACTCTGAACATTATAATAGTAAGCTAATTTAACATCTGCCTCAGCCTGGTACATAAGGCTATTAGAAGCTATGGCCAGCTTCCTTATTTTATTAGCCAAATAAATAGATGTGTCTATATTATCGAGGTCATATTCATAGACAAGCTTGAACAGCGCCTCCATTTTTGATGAATCGGGGTTATGAGTTTGTCTAACAGGATCAAGAAATTTATTCTCCTTGATTTTGTTAGACTGCCCTTTGGCACAAGCCAAAAAGCCAAATAAGATGGTTAAAATTAAAAGCCCTCTGTTCAAGTATTTTATTTTAAATCATAAATAATCTCCACACAGCAGCCACAAGTAAAACGCAGAGTGCTATTGGAGTTAGGTATTTCCATCCAACACTCATTAATTGATCTATTCTTATTCTAGGGTAAGTCCAGCGTACCCATATTTGTATTAATACCATTACCAAAGATTTGGTAATCAACCAAAAGGCACTCCAAAGGTGCCCAGAGACAGTTCCTGCCTCACCTGTAGTCCAATCGGCAAGTCTTACACCTCCCATATTAGGTAGTGGAGAATTCCAGCTACCCAAGAATAAAATCACCCCAAGAAAGCTCACCAAAAGCATCATTGCATATTCGGCAAGCATCAGTAATGACCATCTAAAACCAGAATATTCTGTTTGAAAACCTGCTACTAACTCAGATTCAGCCTCAGGTAAATCAAAAGGTGCTCTATTACTTTCCGCCAAAGAAGTGATGAAAAAGATAATCCATG includes the following:
- a CDS encoding tetratricopeptide repeat-containing sensor histidine kinase is translated as MNRGLLILTILFGFLACAKGQSNKIKENKFLDPVRQTHNPDSSKMEALFKLVYEYDLDNIDTSIYLANKIRKLAIASNSLMYQAEADVKLAYYYNVQSQYQKALKLDLEALKLFEKLGDGESMMMCLNNIGEDYFDLDLFSDAYDYYQQSLRKAREEENKLYIAISTYNIGRVLKAMGQLEKAMEYIQNSLELSRVINDSEGIAYSYHDIGEILILESEYKQALVKLHEALKVSRRLSLKVLTPKIMHKIAIAHENLKEFKQALHYHDSSMAIYQTINNKSGMAEAFLGKGVVYRKMSSYDKANSLLNRSLEMSDNIQDRDLMIEGYHELSLLYERRRLFEQSLNYYKKYKALQDSLFGEKRSEQFAQIQLKYETANKDMEIAFLSQQEEQQKRQLENEEFFRNILVVILAFTAVLLITLYRSSLRRKKINRLLLQHQQEMEEQSREMSGLLAMKDKFFSILSHDLRSPINAIIGILDMVESGYVTQEELLQLTKSLKLRLLSTKKLLGNLMDWALIQMNEITIKEEDIDLHQLAAENINFFRDTNDKNIQFINSIPEGTVVHTDRNMLDLIIRNLASNAMKFTEEEGLVELACQDKDQEWLILKVIDNGIGMSQEQQNILFTNASGLHTTRGTANEEGTGLGLKLCKEFVERMGGDIWVESEEGKGTTFLFTVKKSLQ